A single Salmo trutta chromosome 14, fSalTru1.1, whole genome shotgun sequence DNA region contains:
- the LOC115208367 gene encoding transcription factor AP-2 gamma isoform X3, whose translation MSLLERLDWRERHDGSSNGNPRLPHLPAVSQHLYSPSPSLSHSANSDFQPPYFPPPYQPISYPQSSDPYSHLGDPFNINSIHQSSNQQQSWPGRQGQEGPHSRSGLTSQILGLEGGSSALRREGFRRPELLPPHAHSIESSVIGDNIGLHEMGHGLDDVQHVDDHSIIMADQTVIKKVLGLRGGRNFDRLQRTYYEGGILAGEDEGPMSLPKSNSLGLPFQKESLLGMVSNPTEVFCSVPGRLSLLSSTSKYKVTVAEVQRRLSPPECLNASLLGGVLRRAKSKNGGRSLREKLDKIGLNLPAGRRKAANVTLLTALVEGEALHLARDFGYVCEAEFPAKAIADYLGRPHVERNEVNSRKNMLLAAKQICKEFTDLLTQDRSPLGNSRPAPILDQGIQSCLTHFSLITHGFGSPAICAAMTSLQNYLNEALKQVDKMYLSSGSDTQGSSDNGSKASDKMEKHRK comes from the exons GAAAGGCACGACGGGAGTAGCAATGGGAACCCCCGGTTACCTCACCTCCCGGCAGTGAGCCAGCACCTTTACAGCCCGTCGCCGTCTCTCTCCCACTCGGCCAACTCAGACTTCCAACCCCCGTATTTTCCACCTCCCTACCAGCCGATATCATACCCCCAGTCCAGTGACCCCTACTCGCACCTCGGCGACCCTTTCAACATCAACTCCATACACCAGTCGTCGAACCAGCAACAATCATGGCCAGGGAGACAGGGTCAGGAAGGACCTCATTCGCGAAGCGGACTCACTAGTCAGATTCTGGGCCTGGAAGGCGGCTCGTCCGCCTTGAGGAGAGAAGGTTTCCGACGGCCGGAACTGCTACCGCCTCACGCTCATAGCATTGAGTCATCCGTCATTGGTGATAATATAGGACTGCACGAAATGGGCCATGGCCTGGATGATGTTCAA CATGTTGATGATCACAGTATTATAATGGCAGATCAGACGGTCATCAAAAAAG TACTAGGACTACGAGGGGGCAGGAACTTTGATCGCTTACAGAGGACTTATTATGAGGGGGGCATTCTTGCTGGTGAGGACGAAG GCCCCATGTCTCTCCCCAAGAGCAACTCACTGGGCCTGCCCTTCCAGAAGGAGTCCCTGCTAGGCATGGTATCCAACCCCACCGAGGTGTTCTGCTCAGTGCCCGGACGCCTCTCGCTTCTCAGCTCCACCTCCAAGTACAAGGTGACTGTGGCTGAGGTGCAGCGGCGTCTGTCCCCTCCCGAATGCCTCAACGCCTCCCTGCTGGGGGGAGTCCTGCGCAG AGCCAAGTCTAAAAATGGTGGCCGGTCATTGAGAGAGAAGTTGGACAAGATTGGGCTCAACCTGCCCGCTGGAAGGAGGAAGGCTGCTAATGTCACCCTGCTAACTGCACTGGTAGAAG GTGAAGCCCTTCATTTGGCAAGGGATTTTGGCTACGTATGTGAGGCAGAGTTTCCGGCAAAGGCCATCGCTGATTACCTGGGTCGACCACATGTGGAACGCAATGAGGTCAACTCCCGCAAGAACATGCTCCTTGCTGCCAA GCAAATCTGTAAGGAGTTCACCGATCTGCTGACTCAGGACCGCTCACCTCTGGGGAACTCGCGGCCGGCACCCATCCTCGATCAGGGAATCCAGAGCTGTCTGACCCACTTCAGCCTCATCACCCACGGATTCGGCTCGCCCGCCATCTGCGCCGCCATGACCTCCCTCCAGAACTACCTAAACGAGGCCCTCAAACAGGTGGACAAAATGTACCTGAGCTCTGGCAGCGACACGCAGGGCTCCTCCGACAACGGTAGCAAAGCCTCCGACAAAATGGAGAAGCACAGGAAATGA
- the LOC115208367 gene encoding transcription factor AP-2 gamma isoform X2: MLWKLADNVKYEDDCEERHDGSSNGNPRLPHLPAVSQHLYSPSPSLSHSANSDFQPPYFPPPYQPISYPQSSDPYSHLGDPFNINSIHQSSNQQQSWPGRQGQEGPHSRSGLTSQILGLEGGSSALRREGFRRPELLPPHAHSIESSVIGDNIGLHEMGHGLDDVQHVDDHSIIMADQTVIKKVLGLRGGRNFDRLQRTYYEGGILAGPMSLPKSNSLGLPFQKESLLGMVSNPTEVFCSVPGRLSLLSSTSKYKVTVAEVQRRLSPPECLNASLLGGVLRRAKSKNGGRSLREKLDKIGLNLPAGRRKAANVTLLTALVEGEALHLARDFGYVCEAEFPAKAIADYLGRPHVERNEVNSRKNMLLAAKQICKEFTDLLTQDRSPLGNSRPAPILDQGIQSCLTHFSLITHGFGSPAICAAMTSLQNYLNEALKQVDKMYLSSGSDTQGSSDNGSKASDKMEKHRK, from the exons ATGCTGTGGAAATTAGCAGATAACGTGAAGTACGAGGACGACTGCGAG GAAAGGCACGACGGGAGTAGCAATGGGAACCCCCGGTTACCTCACCTCCCGGCAGTGAGCCAGCACCTTTACAGCCCGTCGCCGTCTCTCTCCCACTCGGCCAACTCAGACTTCCAACCCCCGTATTTTCCACCTCCCTACCAGCCGATATCATACCCCCAGTCCAGTGACCCCTACTCGCACCTCGGCGACCCTTTCAACATCAACTCCATACACCAGTCGTCGAACCAGCAACAATCATGGCCAGGGAGACAGGGTCAGGAAGGACCTCATTCGCGAAGCGGACTCACTAGTCAGATTCTGGGCCTGGAAGGCGGCTCGTCCGCCTTGAGGAGAGAAGGTTTCCGACGGCCGGAACTGCTACCGCCTCACGCTCATAGCATTGAGTCATCCGTCATTGGTGATAATATAGGACTGCACGAAATGGGCCATGGCCTGGATGATGTTCAA CATGTTGATGATCACAGTATTATAATGGCAGATCAGACGGTCATCAAAAAAG TACTAGGACTACGAGGGGGCAGGAACTTTGATCGCTTACAGAGGACTTATTATGAGGGGGGCATTCTTGCTG GCCCCATGTCTCTCCCCAAGAGCAACTCACTGGGCCTGCCCTTCCAGAAGGAGTCCCTGCTAGGCATGGTATCCAACCCCACCGAGGTGTTCTGCTCAGTGCCCGGACGCCTCTCGCTTCTCAGCTCCACCTCCAAGTACAAGGTGACTGTGGCTGAGGTGCAGCGGCGTCTGTCCCCTCCCGAATGCCTCAACGCCTCCCTGCTGGGGGGAGTCCTGCGCAG AGCCAAGTCTAAAAATGGTGGCCGGTCATTGAGAGAGAAGTTGGACAAGATTGGGCTCAACCTGCCCGCTGGAAGGAGGAAGGCTGCTAATGTCACCCTGCTAACTGCACTGGTAGAAG GTGAAGCCCTTCATTTGGCAAGGGATTTTGGCTACGTATGTGAGGCAGAGTTTCCGGCAAAGGCCATCGCTGATTACCTGGGTCGACCACATGTGGAACGCAATGAGGTCAACTCCCGCAAGAACATGCTCCTTGCTGCCAA GCAAATCTGTAAGGAGTTCACCGATCTGCTGACTCAGGACCGCTCACCTCTGGGGAACTCGCGGCCGGCACCCATCCTCGATCAGGGAATCCAGAGCTGTCTGACCCACTTCAGCCTCATCACCCACGGATTCGGCTCGCCCGCCATCTGCGCCGCCATGACCTCCCTCCAGAACTACCTAAACGAGGCCCTCAAACAGGTGGACAAAATGTACCTGAGCTCTGGCAGCGACACGCAGGGCTCCTCCGACAACGGTAGCAAAGCCTCCGACAAAATGGAGAAGCACAGGAAATGA
- the LOC115208367 gene encoding transcription factor AP-2 gamma isoform X4, with protein sequence MLWKLADNVKYEDDCEERHDGSSNGNPRLPHLPAVSQHLYSPSPSLSHSANSDFQPPYFPPPYQPISYPQSSDPYSHLGDPFNINSIHQSSNQQQSWPGRQGQEGPHSRSGLTSQILGLEGGSSALRREGFRRPELLPPHAHSIESSVIGDNIGLHEMGHGLDDVQHVDDHSIIMADQTVIKKGPMSLPKSNSLGLPFQKESLLGMVSNPTEVFCSVPGRLSLLSSTSKYKVTVAEVQRRLSPPECLNASLLGGVLRRAKSKNGGRSLREKLDKIGLNLPAGRRKAANVTLLTALVEGEALHLARDFGYVCEAEFPAKAIADYLGRPHVERNEVNSRKNMLLAAKQICKEFTDLLTQDRSPLGNSRPAPILDQGIQSCLTHFSLITHGFGSPAICAAMTSLQNYLNEALKQVDKMYLSSGSDTQGSSDNGSKASDKMEKHRK encoded by the exons ATGCTGTGGAAATTAGCAGATAACGTGAAGTACGAGGACGACTGCGAG GAAAGGCACGACGGGAGTAGCAATGGGAACCCCCGGTTACCTCACCTCCCGGCAGTGAGCCAGCACCTTTACAGCCCGTCGCCGTCTCTCTCCCACTCGGCCAACTCAGACTTCCAACCCCCGTATTTTCCACCTCCCTACCAGCCGATATCATACCCCCAGTCCAGTGACCCCTACTCGCACCTCGGCGACCCTTTCAACATCAACTCCATACACCAGTCGTCGAACCAGCAACAATCATGGCCAGGGAGACAGGGTCAGGAAGGACCTCATTCGCGAAGCGGACTCACTAGTCAGATTCTGGGCCTGGAAGGCGGCTCGTCCGCCTTGAGGAGAGAAGGTTTCCGACGGCCGGAACTGCTACCGCCTCACGCTCATAGCATTGAGTCATCCGTCATTGGTGATAATATAGGACTGCACGAAATGGGCCATGGCCTGGATGATGTTCAA CATGTTGATGATCACAGTATTATAATGGCAGATCAGACGGTCATCAAAAAAG GCCCCATGTCTCTCCCCAAGAGCAACTCACTGGGCCTGCCCTTCCAGAAGGAGTCCCTGCTAGGCATGGTATCCAACCCCACCGAGGTGTTCTGCTCAGTGCCCGGACGCCTCTCGCTTCTCAGCTCCACCTCCAAGTACAAGGTGACTGTGGCTGAGGTGCAGCGGCGTCTGTCCCCTCCCGAATGCCTCAACGCCTCCCTGCTGGGGGGAGTCCTGCGCAG AGCCAAGTCTAAAAATGGTGGCCGGTCATTGAGAGAGAAGTTGGACAAGATTGGGCTCAACCTGCCCGCTGGAAGGAGGAAGGCTGCTAATGTCACCCTGCTAACTGCACTGGTAGAAG GTGAAGCCCTTCATTTGGCAAGGGATTTTGGCTACGTATGTGAGGCAGAGTTTCCGGCAAAGGCCATCGCTGATTACCTGGGTCGACCACATGTGGAACGCAATGAGGTCAACTCCCGCAAGAACATGCTCCTTGCTGCCAA GCAAATCTGTAAGGAGTTCACCGATCTGCTGACTCAGGACCGCTCACCTCTGGGGAACTCGCGGCCGGCACCCATCCTCGATCAGGGAATCCAGAGCTGTCTGACCCACTTCAGCCTCATCACCCACGGATTCGGCTCGCCCGCCATCTGCGCCGCCATGACCTCCCTCCAGAACTACCTAAACGAGGCCCTCAAACAGGTGGACAAAATGTACCTGAGCTCTGGCAGCGACACGCAGGGCTCCTCCGACAACGGTAGCAAAGCCTCCGACAAAATGGAGAAGCACAGGAAATGA
- the LOC115208367 gene encoding transcription factor AP-2 gamma isoform X1 — protein MLWKLADNVKYEDDCEERHDGSSNGNPRLPHLPAVSQHLYSPSPSLSHSANSDFQPPYFPPPYQPISYPQSSDPYSHLGDPFNINSIHQSSNQQQSWPGRQGQEGPHSRSGLTSQILGLEGGSSALRREGFRRPELLPPHAHSIESSVIGDNIGLHEMGHGLDDVQHVDDHSIIMADQTVIKKVLGLRGGRNFDRLQRTYYEGGILAGEDEGPMSLPKSNSLGLPFQKESLLGMVSNPTEVFCSVPGRLSLLSSTSKYKVTVAEVQRRLSPPECLNASLLGGVLRRAKSKNGGRSLREKLDKIGLNLPAGRRKAANVTLLTALVEGEALHLARDFGYVCEAEFPAKAIADYLGRPHVERNEVNSRKNMLLAAKQICKEFTDLLTQDRSPLGNSRPAPILDQGIQSCLTHFSLITHGFGSPAICAAMTSLQNYLNEALKQVDKMYLSSGSDTQGSSDNGSKASDKMEKHRK, from the exons ATGCTGTGGAAATTAGCAGATAACGTGAAGTACGAGGACGACTGCGAG GAAAGGCACGACGGGAGTAGCAATGGGAACCCCCGGTTACCTCACCTCCCGGCAGTGAGCCAGCACCTTTACAGCCCGTCGCCGTCTCTCTCCCACTCGGCCAACTCAGACTTCCAACCCCCGTATTTTCCACCTCCCTACCAGCCGATATCATACCCCCAGTCCAGTGACCCCTACTCGCACCTCGGCGACCCTTTCAACATCAACTCCATACACCAGTCGTCGAACCAGCAACAATCATGGCCAGGGAGACAGGGTCAGGAAGGACCTCATTCGCGAAGCGGACTCACTAGTCAGATTCTGGGCCTGGAAGGCGGCTCGTCCGCCTTGAGGAGAGAAGGTTTCCGACGGCCGGAACTGCTACCGCCTCACGCTCATAGCATTGAGTCATCCGTCATTGGTGATAATATAGGACTGCACGAAATGGGCCATGGCCTGGATGATGTTCAA CATGTTGATGATCACAGTATTATAATGGCAGATCAGACGGTCATCAAAAAAG TACTAGGACTACGAGGGGGCAGGAACTTTGATCGCTTACAGAGGACTTATTATGAGGGGGGCATTCTTGCTGGTGAGGACGAAG GCCCCATGTCTCTCCCCAAGAGCAACTCACTGGGCCTGCCCTTCCAGAAGGAGTCCCTGCTAGGCATGGTATCCAACCCCACCGAGGTGTTCTGCTCAGTGCCCGGACGCCTCTCGCTTCTCAGCTCCACCTCCAAGTACAAGGTGACTGTGGCTGAGGTGCAGCGGCGTCTGTCCCCTCCCGAATGCCTCAACGCCTCCCTGCTGGGGGGAGTCCTGCGCAG AGCCAAGTCTAAAAATGGTGGCCGGTCATTGAGAGAGAAGTTGGACAAGATTGGGCTCAACCTGCCCGCTGGAAGGAGGAAGGCTGCTAATGTCACCCTGCTAACTGCACTGGTAGAAG GTGAAGCCCTTCATTTGGCAAGGGATTTTGGCTACGTATGTGAGGCAGAGTTTCCGGCAAAGGCCATCGCTGATTACCTGGGTCGACCACATGTGGAACGCAATGAGGTCAACTCCCGCAAGAACATGCTCCTTGCTGCCAA GCAAATCTGTAAGGAGTTCACCGATCTGCTGACTCAGGACCGCTCACCTCTGGGGAACTCGCGGCCGGCACCCATCCTCGATCAGGGAATCCAGAGCTGTCTGACCCACTTCAGCCTCATCACCCACGGATTCGGCTCGCCCGCCATCTGCGCCGCCATGACCTCCCTCCAGAACTACCTAAACGAGGCCCTCAAACAGGTGGACAAAATGTACCTGAGCTCTGGCAGCGACACGCAGGGCTCCTCCGACAACGGTAGCAAAGCCTCCGACAAAATGGAGAAGCACAGGAAATGA
- the LOC115208367 gene encoding transcription factor AP-2 gamma isoform X5: protein MSLLERLDWRERHDGSSNGNPRLPHLPAVSQHLYSPSPSLSHSANSDFQPPYFPPPYQPISYPQSSDPYSHLGDPFNINSIHQSSNQQQSWPGRQGQEGPHSRSGLTSQILGLEGGSSALRREGFRRPELLPPHAHSIESSVIGDNIGLHEMGHGLDDVQHVDDHSIIMADQTVIKKGPMSLPKSNSLGLPFQKESLLGMVSNPTEVFCSVPGRLSLLSSTSKYKVTVAEVQRRLSPPECLNASLLGGVLRRAKSKNGGRSLREKLDKIGLNLPAGRRKAANVTLLTALVEGEALHLARDFGYVCEAEFPAKAIADYLGRPHVERNEVNSRKNMLLAAKQICKEFTDLLTQDRSPLGNSRPAPILDQGIQSCLTHFSLITHGFGSPAICAAMTSLQNYLNEALKQVDKMYLSSGSDTQGSSDNGSKASDKMEKHRK from the exons GAAAGGCACGACGGGAGTAGCAATGGGAACCCCCGGTTACCTCACCTCCCGGCAGTGAGCCAGCACCTTTACAGCCCGTCGCCGTCTCTCTCCCACTCGGCCAACTCAGACTTCCAACCCCCGTATTTTCCACCTCCCTACCAGCCGATATCATACCCCCAGTCCAGTGACCCCTACTCGCACCTCGGCGACCCTTTCAACATCAACTCCATACACCAGTCGTCGAACCAGCAACAATCATGGCCAGGGAGACAGGGTCAGGAAGGACCTCATTCGCGAAGCGGACTCACTAGTCAGATTCTGGGCCTGGAAGGCGGCTCGTCCGCCTTGAGGAGAGAAGGTTTCCGACGGCCGGAACTGCTACCGCCTCACGCTCATAGCATTGAGTCATCCGTCATTGGTGATAATATAGGACTGCACGAAATGGGCCATGGCCTGGATGATGTTCAA CATGTTGATGATCACAGTATTATAATGGCAGATCAGACGGTCATCAAAAAAG GCCCCATGTCTCTCCCCAAGAGCAACTCACTGGGCCTGCCCTTCCAGAAGGAGTCCCTGCTAGGCATGGTATCCAACCCCACCGAGGTGTTCTGCTCAGTGCCCGGACGCCTCTCGCTTCTCAGCTCCACCTCCAAGTACAAGGTGACTGTGGCTGAGGTGCAGCGGCGTCTGTCCCCTCCCGAATGCCTCAACGCCTCCCTGCTGGGGGGAGTCCTGCGCAG AGCCAAGTCTAAAAATGGTGGCCGGTCATTGAGAGAGAAGTTGGACAAGATTGGGCTCAACCTGCCCGCTGGAAGGAGGAAGGCTGCTAATGTCACCCTGCTAACTGCACTGGTAGAAG GTGAAGCCCTTCATTTGGCAAGGGATTTTGGCTACGTATGTGAGGCAGAGTTTCCGGCAAAGGCCATCGCTGATTACCTGGGTCGACCACATGTGGAACGCAATGAGGTCAACTCCCGCAAGAACATGCTCCTTGCTGCCAA GCAAATCTGTAAGGAGTTCACCGATCTGCTGACTCAGGACCGCTCACCTCTGGGGAACTCGCGGCCGGCACCCATCCTCGATCAGGGAATCCAGAGCTGTCTGACCCACTTCAGCCTCATCACCCACGGATTCGGCTCGCCCGCCATCTGCGCCGCCATGACCTCCCTCCAGAACTACCTAAACGAGGCCCTCAAACAGGTGGACAAAATGTACCTGAGCTCTGGCAGCGACACGCAGGGCTCCTCCGACAACGGTAGCAAAGCCTCCGACAAAATGGAGAAGCACAGGAAATGA